ACAGTTGCGCAGTAGGGCGCTTCTGCCAGGGTTCATTGCACAGGGTGTCGGGGATTGGATAGCAGATTCGGTCAGCATCACCGATGTCCAGGCCCAGGCCGGTGCTTTCCACCGTCGAGCCATTGATATCCAGAGCAAATAGAGAGGCCGGCAGGTTGATGCCTTTCTCGTAAACCTTGTGGAGACTGGTGCGTTCAATGCGCTTGCCGCGCACCACACCATTCATATCCGCAATCAGAAGGTCAACGTACAGAACCTCAGGATGTTCCTTAAGGAACGCGTTCGCTTCGTTAAGCTGAACGGCACGCGGGGGTACCGACATGATGCAACACCTTTGTTGTTAAAAATATCAATCATTGATCTCTTCGGGTTTCAGTCAACCCGAACGGCATGCCGAAGTCAAGCGAGGCCTTTTTTGCCCTAAAAAAGCGCTCGTAGGGCTTTTTTGAGGCAGTTTGGGGCGTTTTTATGCCTTTGAGCGCTTTAGCGCCCGCGAGCTTGAGCGGGCCGTGTTGTATTTTTTACGGGGGTGTTGTGTAAAAAAATGAACAAGGCTAAGCTCGATTCAAACCCATAACAGCAATAATACCGGGGTGCTTCATGTCTCGCCTGCCGTTAATCGGCGTCGCCATCTGCTCAAGGCAGATCGGTCTGTATGCTTATCACATCAGTGGCGATCGTAGCGTCCACGCCAAGGCAAGCGTTGCCCAAGGCGTGCCGTCGACTCTTACTTCCCCGGCGAACCTGCTGGCACCGTCCGATATTCTGGACGGTCTGCACGACATTCTCTTGACTGCCTCTCTATCCAATATAGTTCCGTTTCGTCCTGGCAGCCCGACCAACGCGTCGGCTTCTGCTCATGATTCTGCACGCTCCACTACGCTCTCACTGACCCACGCCATTACCCGTGTGGGTACTTGTGCGCGGCTATTGCAGTGGCAATCTGTATCACGCGACGCCCGTGCGTCAAACAACGCCTGACTTATAAGAGTCAGGAAACTCAGCCTAAGAGGCATTTATGAGTAACAACCTCGACCAGCTCACCGATTGGTTGAAAGACCACAAGATCACAGAAGTCGAATGCATGATCGCCGACTTGACCGGGATCACCCGGGGCAAGATTTCGCCGACCAACAAGTTCATTGCTGAAAAAGGCATGCGCCTGCCCGAGAGCGTTCTGCTGCAGACCGTGACGGGCGACTATGTCGAAGACGACATCTATTACGAACTGCTCGACCCGGCCGACATCGACATGATCTGCCGCCCCGATCAGAACGCGGTGTTCCTGGTGCCTTGGGCCGTCGAGCCCACCGCGCAGGTGATCCATGACACCTATGACAAGCAGGGCAACCCGATTGAGCTGTCGCCTCGCAACGTACTCAAGAAAGTGCTCAAACTCTATTCCGAGAAGGGCTGGCAGCCGATCGTTGCGCCAGAAATGGAGTTTTACCTGACCAAGCGCAGTGACGATCCGGACTACCCGTTGCAACCGCCTATCGGCCGTTCCGGGCGCCCGGAAATCGGTCGTCAGTCGTTCTCCATTGAAGCCGCGAACGAATTCGATCCGCTGTTCGAGGACGTCTACGACTGGTGCGAATTGCAGGAGCTGGACCTCGACACGCTGATCCACGAGGACGGCACGGCGCAGATGGAAATCAATTTCCGTCACGGCGATGCCCTGTCCCTGGCTGACCAGATCCTGGTGTTCAAACGCACCATGCGCGAAGCCGCGCTCAAGCACGACGTGGCGGCCACCTTCATGGCCAAACCCATGACTGGCGAGCCCGGCAGTGCCATGCACTTGCACCAAAGCATCATCGACCTCGAAACCGGCAAGAACGTCTTCTCTAATGAAGACGGGACCATGAGTCAGCTGTTCCTGCACCACATCGGTGGCTTGCAGAAACTGATCCCCGAGCTGTTGCCGCTGTTCGCACCCAACGTCAACTCGTTCCGCCGCTTCCTGCCGGACACCTCGGCACCGGTG
This region of Pseudomonas mandelii genomic DNA includes:
- a CDS encoding glutamine synthetase family protein, with product MSNNLDQLTDWLKDHKITEVECMIADLTGITRGKISPTNKFIAEKGMRLPESVLLQTVTGDYVEDDIYYELLDPADIDMICRPDQNAVFLVPWAVEPTAQVIHDTYDKQGNPIELSPRNVLKKVLKLYSEKGWQPIVAPEMEFYLTKRSDDPDYPLQPPIGRSGRPEIGRQSFSIEAANEFDPLFEDVYDWCELQELDLDTLIHEDGTAQMEINFRHGDALSLADQILVFKRTMREAALKHDVAATFMAKPMTGEPGSAMHLHQSIIDLETGKNVFSNEDGTMSQLFLHHIGGLQKLIPELLPLFAPNVNSFRRFLPDTSAPVNVEWGEENRTVGLRVPDAGPQNRRVENRLPGADANPYLAIAASLLCGYIGMVEGLNPSAPVVGRGYERRNLRLPLTIEDALERMENSATIEKYLGKKFITGYVAVKRAEHENFKRVISSWEREFLLFAV